From Mucilaginibacter rubeus, a single genomic window includes:
- a CDS encoding Ku protein: protein MRSIWTGSIGFGLVSIPIKLFSAVQASSLDLDMLDSRDHANIKFMRVNEHTKKEVPYDKIVKGYKYDDDYVIVEDADFQAAAPEKSKVIEIESFVDIDSVNPMYYESSYYTEPATKKNKAYALLLEALKKSKKAGLARFVLRSTESLCIVHPVEKDIVITRIRFQQQIRDQSELNLDDKIEVTKKELDMGLALINQYAEKLDLSKYKDEYHTELLKIIEAKAKGKRPTIKKLKPKASKNDDLYEQLMNSLQSKKQA, encoded by the coding sequence ATGAGATCAATCTGGACAGGCTCGATAGGTTTCGGGCTGGTGAGCATTCCCATTAAATTGTTTTCAGCGGTGCAGGCTTCCTCGCTCGACCTGGACATGCTGGACAGCCGCGATCATGCCAACATCAAGTTCATGCGGGTAAACGAGCATACTAAAAAAGAAGTACCTTACGATAAGATCGTAAAAGGTTATAAATATGACGATGATTACGTGATCGTTGAAGATGCCGACTTCCAGGCGGCGGCGCCTGAAAAAAGCAAGGTGATCGAGATCGAAAGCTTTGTCGATATTGATTCGGTTAACCCGATGTATTATGAATCGTCCTATTACACGGAACCTGCTACCAAAAAGAACAAAGCGTATGCACTGTTACTGGAGGCACTGAAAAAATCCAAGAAGGCGGGACTGGCCCGTTTTGTACTGCGCAGCACCGAGAGTTTGTGCATCGTGCACCCGGTAGAAAAAGATATCGTGATCACACGTATCCGTTTCCAGCAGCAGATCCGAGATCAGAGCGAATTAAACCTGGATGATAAGATCGAGGTGACCAAGAAAGAACTGGACATGGGGCTGGCGCTGATCAACCAGTATGCCGAAAAGCTCGACCTTTCGAAATATAAAGATGAGTACCATACCGAGTTATTGAAGATCATCGAAGCCAAAGCAAAAGGCAAGCGTCCTACGATCAAGAAACTGAAACCGAAAGCTTCCAAAAACGACGATCTTTACGAACAACTGATGAACAGTTTGCAAAGTAAAAAACAAGCTTAA